A single window of Athene noctua chromosome 1, bAthNoc1.hap1.1, whole genome shotgun sequence DNA harbors:
- the TBCC gene encoding tubulin-specific chaperone C has translation MEAAGEAAAAEELRGPAAFVAPLQPEMAAAVLPERLQRREAERQQGVERQRQKKEAQVVKEEQSEFLVAAFAREREAVEALLAAGPLEEAAARLQGLQKLLTESVRFLPPYEVRQGQETVARLQGDLAARRQQLQPKKKFAFRALKKEAAPGSEPRPAEPARPAPAAPAPGCGPAEGEAGGPPLCGFSGAEEQALELGPAELLQRDVVLAGLRGCRVRLRGNANTLRVRDCRGCTVLCGPVSTSVLVDGCRDCLLVLACQQLRTHRTRDSRFYVQVTSRAVIEDCTEVSFAPYTWSYPGIEGDFQSSGLDRNRNNWNLVDDFDWLATDEPSPNWSLIPEHERISCWD, from the coding sequence ATGGAGGCGgcgggagaggcggcggcggccgaggagCTGCGGGGGCCGGCCGCCTTCGTGGCTCCCCTGCAGCCCGAGATGGCCGCCGCGGTGCTGCCGGAGCGGCTGCAGCGGCGGGAAGCGGAGCGGCAGCAGGGCGTGGAGCGGCAGCGGCAGAAGAAGGAGGCGCAGGTGGTGAAGGAGGAGCAGAGCGAGTTCTTGGTGGCCGCCTTCGCCCGGGAGCGAGAGGCCGTGGAGGCGCtgctggcggcggggccgctgGAGGAGGCGGCCGCCCGCCTGCAGgggctgcagaagctgctgaCCGAGAGCGTGCGGTTCCTGCCGCCCTACGAGGTGCGGCAGGGGCAGGAGACCGTGGCGCGGCTGCAGGGGGACCTGGCGGCCCGGCgccagcagctgcagcccaagAAGAAATTCGCCTTCCGGGCCCTCAAGAAAGAAGCGGCGCCGGGCAGCGAGCCGCGCCCCGCCGAGCCCGCCCGGCCTgcgcccgccgcgccggcccccggCTGCGGCCCCGCCGAAGGGGAGGCGGGCGGGCCGCCGCTGTGCGGGTTCAGCGGCGCCGAGGAGCAGGCGCTGGAGCTCGGCCCCGCGGAGCTGCTGCAGCGCGACGTGGTGCTCGCCGGGCTGCGCGGCTGCCGGGTGCGGCTCCGCGGCAACGCCAACACGCTGCGGGTGCGGGACTGCCGGGGCTGCACCGTGCTCTGCGGGCCCGTCTCCACCTCCGTGCTGGTGGATGGCTGCAGGGACTGCCTTCTGGTGCTGGCCTGCCAGCAGCTCCGCACCCATCGCACCCGCGACAGCCGGTTCTACGTGCAGGTGACCAGCCGAGCCGTGATCGAGGACTGCACTGAGGTCTCCTTCGCCCCCTACACCTGGAGCTACCCCGGCATCGAGGGAGATTTCCAGTCGTCGGGGCTGGACAGGAACAGAAACAACTGGAACCTGGTGGACGACTTTGACTGGCTGGCGACGGACGAGCCTTCGCCCAACTGGAGCCTCATCCCCGAGCATGAGAGAATCAGTTGCTGGGACTGA